The following are encoded in a window of Rosa chinensis cultivar Old Blush chromosome 4, RchiOBHm-V2, whole genome shotgun sequence genomic DNA:
- the LOC112196037 gene encoding probable WRKY transcription factor 57: MDGDKDTRDPGLTEFPTEPSWDSPYFFSNDRDTTVLSEFGWNFSPDHQIGADDRSDLAGSSTTTTLAEQLPERSSNTNSDPAPVVGSVSSSSTEDPPERSTGSGSGGTPPPETPSSTTKVNKKKGQKRIRQPRFAFMTKSEVDHLEDGYRWRKYGQKAVKNSPYPRSYYRCTNSKCTVKKRVERSSEDPTTVITTYEGQHCHHTVAFPRGGGGVNIISHDQSGFAAGSQLMQLPPVSQFMHYPTSIQPRSQISPTHNLTVGGSQSHRLVRAGGTHYHHDQAAGGSQCIINPNHEPLRVVPVPTDEGLLGDIVPPGMRNPFDG; the protein is encoded by the exons ATGGACGGCGACAAGGACACACGCGATCCGGGACTCACCGAGTTCCCCACCGAGCCGAGCTGGGACAGTCCTTACTTCTTCAGCAACGATCGTGACACCACCGTACTAAGCGAATTCGGGTGGAATTTCAGCCCCGACCACCAGATCGGCGCCGACGACAGGTCCGATTTGGCGGGAAGCAGCACTACTACTACTCTCGCGGAACAGCTTCCTGAAAGAAGCAGTAATACTAACTCCGACCCGGCCCCCGTGGTCGGATCTGTTTCGTCAAGCTCTACAGAGGATCCACCGGAGAGGTCTACTGGCTCCGGCTCCGGCGGCACACCACCTCCCGAGACACC GAGTAGCACTACGAAGGTGAATAAAAAGAAGGGGCAGAAGCGAATCCGGCAGCCAAGATTTGCGTTTATGACAAAGAGTGAAGTTGATCATCTCGAGGATGGCTACCGTTGGCGGAAATATGGACAGAAGGCTGTTAAGAATAGCCCATATCCAAG GAGCTACTATCGGTGCACAAATAGCAAATGCACTGTGAAGAAAAGGGTTGAACGTTCCTCTGAAGATCCAACGACGGTAATTACGACGTATGAAGGGCAACACTGTCATCATACGGTTGCATTTCCCCGCGGCGGCGGGGGAGTCAATATTATTAGTCATGATCAATCTGGCTTTGCCGCAGGAAGCCAGTTAATGCAGCTTCCTCCAGTCTCGCAGTTCATGCATTATCCAACTTCAATTCAACCCAGATCACAAATTAGTCCAACTCATAATTTGACAGTAGGAGGGTCGCAGTCGCACCGATTAGTCCGGGCTGGCGGTACTCATTACCATCATGATCAAGCAGCTGGGGGATCCCAGTGCATTATTAATCCAAATCATGAGCCACTCCGAGTAGTACCAGTTCCTACAGATGAAGGGCTTCTTGGGGACATTGTACCTCCTGGAATGCGTAATCCGTTCGATGGATAA